The following coding sequences lie in one Lolium perenne isolate Kyuss_39 chromosome 2, Kyuss_2.0, whole genome shotgun sequence genomic window:
- the LOC127331280 gene encoding uncharacterized protein isoform X1: MGSKGNSDDLARASSAGTSSGDSGGGGGDTTPPSPPRIPVAPPPTSPSLGTGALSTSAPPLQPPLAPPRAADRDTDEGLDDDYMPEKEDGEGEDDGGWNWEQEEAEYTYGHLGEGELEDDADSQEPVEGELGYDQDRGENLRGPSDSEFFSILGMSVRRNIPDHIIRNGFVPLNKHDYFSCRHNWRLLLGHYRSFLPPSKDHRVLIGSFRRPYNYPRALRFQEPISDLILRSSNNYIIQEKIKILSKQYGLFRRTRSDGSCFYRALLFSYLENLGQMQDRQAEVIRLMECVEVSIKRIYQLEWGEAYFLNPKDNILSVVYEFYCLVNSVANGLTSDKLYERSLGETSSGNIIYFLRLLTEAEIRTHDIYKPFIPKDMHVLQFCWKKVRGMYAEAGAIQMRALTYALGIPLRVETVDRRKSTLGQDVRVKRLDFFNHSGLGKRPYYFVQSYHSSSTAHKSLERGSGDNLLSSDGAPLLTLLNRPGHCDILYPK, translated from the exons ATGGGGTCCAAGGGAAATTCCGATGACCTTGCTCGGGCATCCAGCGCGGGAACTAGCAGCGgcgacagcggcggcggcggaggcgataCCACACCGCCGTCGCCACCACGGATTCCGGTGGCACCACCGCCCACGTCGCCCTCCCTCGGCACTGGGGCGCTTTCCACATCAGCACCCCCGCTTCAGCCGCCACTTGCCCCGCCGCGTGCCGCCGACAGGGATACG GATGAAGGACTGGATGATGATTATATGCCCGAAAAGGAAGATGGTGAAGGGGAAGATGACGGGGGCTGGAACTGGGAGCAGGAGGAAGCTGAGTACACCTATGGGCATCTGGGAGAAGGGGAACTAGAAGATGATGCCGATTCTCAGGAGCCTGTAGAAGGGGAACTAGGGTATGACCAGGATCGGGGAGAGAACCTCAGAGGACCATCTGATAGTGAATTCTTCTCTATATTGGGCATGAGTGTTCGAAGAAACATCCCAGATCATATTATTCGGAATGGCTTTGTTCCGCTCAACAAGCATGACTATTTTTCATGCCGCCATAACTGGAGACTGTTGCTGGGTCACTACAGAAGTTTCCTCCCACCATCAAAGGACCACCGTGTGCTCATTGGTAGTTTCCGACGTCCATATAATTATCCAAGGGCATTAAGATTCCAG gAACCAATCTCGGATTTGATTCTTCGATCTTCAAATAACTACATCATCCAGGAAAAGATCAAG ATTCTCAGTAAGCAGTATGGGCTCTTCAGAAGAACTCGGAGTGATGGCAGCTGTTTTTACAGAGCTTTACTGTTCTCTTACTTG GAGAACCTTGGACAAATGCAAGATAGGCAAGCTGAGGTTATTCGTTTGATGGAATGTGTTGAAGTATCTATAAAGAGGATCTATCAACTTGAGTGGGGAGAAGCATACTTCTTAAATCCCAAGGACAACATCTTATCTGTTGTTTAT GAGTTCTATTGTTTGGTCAACTCAGTTGCAAACGG CCTGACTTCTGACAAGCTGTATGAGAGAAGCCTTGGAGAGACCTCGTCAGGCAACA TTATTTATTTTCTTAGGTTGCTTACGGAGGCTGAGATCCGTACACACGATATCTACAAGCCATTTATCCCCAAAGATATGCATGTCCTCCAG TTCTGTTGGAAGAAGGTGCGTGGCATGTATGCTGAAGCCGGTGCTATACAGATGAGGGCTTTGACATATGCACTCGGCATACCTTTGCGTGTCGAAACTGTGGACAGAAGGAAGTCAACGTTGGGTCAAGATGTGCGAGTAAAGCGCCTTGATTTCTTCAATCATTCAGGCCTAGGGAAGAGGCCTTATTATTTTGTTCAAAGCTACCATTCCTCAAGTACAGCTCATAAGTCGCTGGAGCGGGGAAGCGGTGACAACTTGCTATCATCGGATGGCGCACCCTTGCTGACCTTGCTGAATAGGCCTGGGCACTGTGACATTCTTTATCCCAAGTGA
- the LOC127331280 gene encoding OVARIAN TUMOR DOMAIN-containing deubiquitinating enzyme 1-like isoform X2 produces MPEKEDGEGEDDGGWNWEQEEAEYTYGHLGEGELEDDADSQEPVEGELGYDQDRGENLRGPSDSEFFSILGMSVRRNIPDHIIRNGFVPLNKHDYFSCRHNWRLLLGHYRSFLPPSKDHRVLIGSFRRPYNYPRALRFQEPISDLILRSSNNYIIQEKIKILSKQYGLFRRTRSDGSCFYRALLFSYLENLGQMQDRQAEVIRLMECVEVSIKRIYQLEWGEAYFLNPKDNILSVVYEFYCLVNSVANGLTSDKLYERSLGETSSGNIIYFLRLLTEAEIRTHDIYKPFIPKDMHVLQFCWKKVRGMYAEAGAIQMRALTYALGIPLRVETVDRRKSTLGQDVRVKRLDFFNHSGLGKRPYYFVQSYHSSSTAHKSLERGSGDNLLSSDGAPLLTLLNRPGHCDILYPK; encoded by the exons ATGCCCGAAAAGGAAGATGGTGAAGGGGAAGATGACGGGGGCTGGAACTGGGAGCAGGAGGAAGCTGAGTACACCTATGGGCATCTGGGAGAAGGGGAACTAGAAGATGATGCCGATTCTCAGGAGCCTGTAGAAGGGGAACTAGGGTATGACCAGGATCGGGGAGAGAACCTCAGAGGACCATCTGATAGTGAATTCTTCTCTATATTGGGCATGAGTGTTCGAAGAAACATCCCAGATCATATTATTCGGAATGGCTTTGTTCCGCTCAACAAGCATGACTATTTTTCATGCCGCCATAACTGGAGACTGTTGCTGGGTCACTACAGAAGTTTCCTCCCACCATCAAAGGACCACCGTGTGCTCATTGGTAGTTTCCGACGTCCATATAATTATCCAAGGGCATTAAGATTCCAG gAACCAATCTCGGATTTGATTCTTCGATCTTCAAATAACTACATCATCCAGGAAAAGATCAAG ATTCTCAGTAAGCAGTATGGGCTCTTCAGAAGAACTCGGAGTGATGGCAGCTGTTTTTACAGAGCTTTACTGTTCTCTTACTTG GAGAACCTTGGACAAATGCAAGATAGGCAAGCTGAGGTTATTCGTTTGATGGAATGTGTTGAAGTATCTATAAAGAGGATCTATCAACTTGAGTGGGGAGAAGCATACTTCTTAAATCCCAAGGACAACATCTTATCTGTTGTTTAT GAGTTCTATTGTTTGGTCAACTCAGTTGCAAACGG CCTGACTTCTGACAAGCTGTATGAGAGAAGCCTTGGAGAGACCTCGTCAGGCAACA TTATTTATTTTCTTAGGTTGCTTACGGAGGCTGAGATCCGTACACACGATATCTACAAGCCATTTATCCCCAAAGATATGCATGTCCTCCAG TTCTGTTGGAAGAAGGTGCGTGGCATGTATGCTGAAGCCGGTGCTATACAGATGAGGGCTTTGACATATGCACTCGGCATACCTTTGCGTGTCGAAACTGTGGACAGAAGGAAGTCAACGTTGGGTCAAGATGTGCGAGTAAAGCGCCTTGATTTCTTCAATCATTCAGGCCTAGGGAAGAGGCCTTATTATTTTGTTCAAAGCTACCATTCCTCAAGTACAGCTCATAAGTCGCTGGAGCGGGGAAGCGGTGACAACTTGCTATCATCGGATGGCGCACCCTTGCTGACCTTGCTGAATAGGCCTGGGCACTGTGACATTCTTTATCCCAAGTGA